In Candidatus Lernaella stagnicola, a single genomic region encodes these proteins:
- a CDS encoding C25 family cysteine peptidase, giving the protein MSRFKVQIFLVALAMCLAVAATADTQWVKIDGTITSQTPRVVIEKNTTAEYSFRVHIPTFKVRQIELEDMEFQTVDFARAGRHSNPGDPAVPVFSQLIAIPEGATPEVQVTVGKARTVEDVNCAPAQAPAADCYGVDEPEFALNDDIYNSNSYFPGRFYDIEGPFVIRGLQMMMLRVYPVQVNPVQARARLYPDLRVEVEFHGTKGKFFGDRRGRAFKSLYNLAANRMAFINEPAPALTGKSPTGAEFVILTAPDFADAAADLAEWKVLQGYDTEVYTTDETGTSVAAIKAWVQNAYDTWDPAPEFILFLGDAEFISPTYDNPSIGSDLYYVTVDGDDEWADIAHARISVDTLAEAQKHIDDIVNYERYPITDVDFYTNSYHAAYFQHSHSGYAERRFCRTSEETYQWFNQYMAGSPFTPHRIYFTDSYVTPLYWNQDSYQWTPQWWTYGDLNIPPDLLRSSGFAWDGGDEDITTAVNSGTAFITHRDHGGTDGWSEPAFSAAQALALVNGDKLPVVWSINCLTGYFDEETAKGGSDDTNRFSEAWERNPNGGAVGILASTRVSYSGRNDRMFWGWLDSMWPEFEPEWPEGTANEPEWRMSMVLKYGKLYMDFHYSSDPYRLTAIEEFHWFGDPTMEMWAGVPQTMTVSSLPVIPLGATSYDVEVSVDDALVSLVQDGIILGKAYSVGGTAHVEFDAPIGGLSDVHMTVTRRMYRPHEEDIMVGATADGIVGLNRTAYDENGTVNVTLSDADLTDLGTYSLTITSTTEAGGESISLSEIIMDKAGTGTFIGEIDLTMGGTVGDGLLKVADGDDVIITYYDEDTGSGGAEEKTDDAYADCAAPTFAGVTSIDADDGIVNLGWSAATDLTTPIMYRIYRAETSGGQNFSVPIGETAETEFVDTGLENFVTYYYVVRAIDPFSHEDDNVVELSDMTVGPICIWEEDFDDKSGIPDDWEIIDNTGQCTWSDENPGGRNDENWDGVFIIADAEDCGNYTSWDDEIITESIDLYGYTDTSLAFTHHFENGGGLFPNHAYVAISNDGGTTWETVVNWSDDREGMEILDIAQYADNQADVKIKFRYTTGNMGEYWGLDNLEIIAVPNTDPPTADFAADHTTGNLPLTVHFTPQTSGAVDSYLWTFGDGATSTDQFAEHMYEEAGLFDVTLAVTGPYGDDTVTKSGFVDATCGRPTLDFDADVMSGPAPLTVQFSDLTELYTGCEPDSIEWNFGDGSTSADANPSHVYEVPGTYTVKLVYLVPYGTGRVTESRIAMIQVTCGPPAVDFEVDVTEGDMPLTVQFTDLSTVVEGCGITSRTWYIGQDLEDDPVILHGQTPTYVFATPGVYSVALEAENDAGIGEEVKVDLITVNDPAAGDDDTTDDDAIDDDDDNDDDDASPGDGGDDDAADDDDDDDDSGCGC; this is encoded by the coding sequence ATGAGTCGATTTAAAGTGCAGATTTTCCTTGTCGCCCTGGCGATGTGCCTGGCGGTTGCGGCTACTGCCGACACGCAGTGGGTCAAAATCGACGGGACGATCACGAGCCAGACACCGCGCGTAGTGATCGAGAAGAACACCACCGCGGAGTATTCGTTTCGCGTACACATCCCTACCTTCAAGGTGCGGCAAATCGAACTCGAAGACATGGAATTCCAGACCGTGGACTTCGCTCGGGCCGGCCGTCACTCCAACCCGGGCGACCCGGCAGTACCGGTGTTTTCGCAGTTGATTGCGATTCCGGAAGGCGCGACGCCCGAAGTGCAAGTGACTGTGGGCAAAGCGCGCACCGTCGAAGATGTGAATTGCGCCCCGGCGCAGGCGCCGGCGGCCGATTGCTACGGCGTCGACGAACCGGAATTCGCGCTTAACGACGACATCTACAATTCGAACTCATACTTCCCGGGCCGTTTCTACGATATTGAGGGCCCTTTTGTGATTCGCGGGCTGCAAATGATGATGCTGCGCGTGTACCCGGTCCAGGTGAATCCGGTCCAGGCGCGGGCGCGGCTGTATCCGGACCTGCGGGTCGAAGTGGAATTTCATGGAACGAAAGGCAAGTTTTTCGGCGATCGGCGCGGCCGGGCGTTCAAAAGCTTGTACAATCTCGCGGCCAACCGCATGGCTTTCATTAACGAACCGGCGCCGGCGCTGACGGGCAAGAGCCCGACCGGAGCGGAATTCGTAATTCTAACCGCGCCGGATTTCGCGGACGCGGCGGCCGATCTGGCCGAGTGGAAAGTTCTGCAAGGCTACGACACCGAAGTATACACGACCGACGAAACGGGCACGAGCGTTGCGGCGATCAAGGCGTGGGTACAAAACGCGTACGACACCTGGGATCCGGCTCCCGAATTCATTCTGTTCCTGGGTGACGCGGAATTCATTTCGCCGACTTATGACAACCCCTCGATTGGGTCGGACCTGTATTACGTGACGGTGGACGGTGACGACGAATGGGCCGACATTGCCCACGCGCGCATCAGCGTGGATACGTTGGCAGAGGCCCAGAAGCACATCGACGATATCGTGAATTACGAACGGTATCCGATCACCGACGTGGACTTCTACACCAACTCCTATCACGCGGCGTACTTCCAACACTCGCACAGCGGCTACGCGGAACGGCGCTTCTGCCGCACGAGTGAAGAAACATACCAATGGTTCAACCAGTACATGGCGGGCAGCCCCTTCACGCCGCACCGGATCTACTTCACCGATTCGTACGTGACGCCGCTTTACTGGAACCAGGATTCGTACCAGTGGACACCGCAGTGGTGGACCTACGGCGACCTCAACATTCCGCCCGATTTGTTGCGCAGCAGCGGCTTTGCGTGGGATGGCGGCGATGAAGACATCACAACCGCGGTCAACAGCGGCACCGCGTTTATTACCCACCGCGATCACGGCGGCACCGACGGTTGGTCGGAACCGGCGTTTTCGGCGGCGCAAGCCTTGGCATTGGTCAACGGCGACAAGCTGCCGGTGGTGTGGTCGATCAACTGCTTGACGGGCTATTTCGACGAAGAGACCGCGAAAGGCGGCAGTGACGACACGAACCGCTTTTCCGAAGCATGGGAACGCAATCCGAACGGCGGCGCAGTGGGCATTCTGGCCTCGACGCGCGTGAGCTATTCGGGGCGCAATGACCGCATGTTCTGGGGCTGGTTGGATTCGATGTGGCCGGAGTTCGAGCCCGAGTGGCCCGAAGGAACGGCCAACGAGCCGGAATGGCGCATGAGCATGGTGCTCAAGTACGGCAAGCTTTACATGGACTTCCACTATTCGAGCGATCCCTATCGCTTGACGGCCATTGAAGAATTTCACTGGTTCGGCGACCCGACGATGGAAATGTGGGCCGGCGTTCCGCAGACCATGACGGTCTCGTCGCTGCCGGTGATTCCGCTGGGCGCCACGTCCTACGACGTGGAAGTCAGCGTCGATGACGCGTTGGTTTCGTTGGTGCAGGACGGCATCATCCTGGGCAAAGCCTATTCGGTGGGCGGCACGGCGCATGTGGAATTTGACGCGCCGATCGGCGGACTGAGCGACGTGCACATGACGGTTACCCGTCGTATGTACCGGCCGCACGAAGAAGACATCATGGTCGGCGCGACCGCCGACGGCATTGTGGGCTTGAACCGCACGGCATACGACGAGAACGGCACGGTCAACGTGACGCTTTCCGACGCCGACCTCACCGACCTGGGCACCTATAGCCTGACGATTACCAGCACGACTGAAGCGGGCGGCGAGAGCATCTCGCTTAGCGAAATCATTATGGACAAGGCCGGCACGGGCACCTTCATCGGCGAAATCGATTTGACGATGGGCGGCACGGTCGGCGATGGCCTGCTTAAGGTAGCCGACGGCGACGACGTCATTATCACCTACTACGATGAAGATACCGGCAGCGGCGGCGCCGAAGAGAAAACCGATGACGCGTACGCCGACTGCGCTGCGCCGACTTTCGCCGGCGTGACGTCGATCGACGCGGACGACGGCATCGTGAACCTGGGCTGGAGCGCCGCGACGGATCTGACGACCCCGATCATGTATCGGATTTACCGCGCGGAAACGAGCGGCGGTCAGAACTTCTCGGTGCCGATTGGTGAGACTGCGGAAACGGAATTCGTCGACACCGGTTTGGAGAATTTCGTCACCTATTACTACGTCGTGCGCGCGATCGACCCCTTCAGTCACGAGGATGACAACGTGGTGGAACTCTCGGATATGACCGTCGGCCCGATCTGCATTTGGGAAGAGGATTTCGACGACAAGAGCGGTATCCCCGACGATTGGGAAATCATCGACAACACGGGGCAGTGCACGTGGTCGGACGAGAATCCCGGCGGACGCAATGACGAGAATTGGGACGGCGTGTTCATCATCGCCGATGCCGAAGATTGCGGTAATTACACTTCGTGGGATGACGAGATCATCACCGAGAGCATCGATCTGTACGGCTACACCGATACGAGCCTCGCGTTCACGCACCATTTCGAGAACGGTGGGGGCCTCTTCCCGAACCACGCCTACGTCGCAATTTCCAACGACGGCGGCACGACCTGGGAAACTGTCGTCAACTGGAGCGACGACCGGGAAGGAATGGAGATTCTCGACATTGCCCAGTACGCCGACAACCAAGCCGACGTGAAAATCAAATTCCGTTACACAACCGGCAACATGGGCGAATACTGGGGATTGGACAACCTCGAGATTATCGCCGTGCCGAATACCGATCCGCCGACCGCAGATTTCGCCGCCGACCACACGACCGGCAACCTACCGTTGACGGTGCACTTCACGCCGCAAACCAGCGGTGCGGTCGATAGTTACTTGTGGACGTTCGGCGACGGCGCGACCTCGACGGATCAGTTCGCGGAACACATGTACGAAGAAGCCGGGTTGTTCGATGTGACCCTGGCGGTTACCGGCCCGTACGGCGACGACACGGTGACCAAGAGTGGCTTTGTCGACGCGACGTGCGGACGCCCGACGCTTGATTTCGACGCCGATGTCATGTCCGGGCCGGCACCGCTAACGGTGCAGTTCTCCGACTTGACCGAGCTGTACACCGGTTGCGAACCCGATTCGATCGAGTGGAATTTCGGTGACGGATCGACATCGGCGGACGCGAATCCGAGCCACGTGTACGAAGTTCCGGGTACGTATACGGTCAAGCTGGTCTACTTGGTGCCCTACGGCACCGGGCGGGTGACCGAGTCGCGGATCGCGATGATTCAGGTGACTTGCGGCCCACCGGCCGTCGATTTCGAAGTGGACGTTACCGAAGGTGACATGCCGCTGACCGTGCAGTTCACGGACCTCTCGACCGTGGTCGAAGGCTGCGGGATCACCTCACGGACGTGGTACATCGGGCAGGATCTGGAAGATGACCCGGTCATCCTGCACGGCCAAACCCCGACCTACGTATTCGCTACACCCGGCGTCTACAGCGTCGCGCTCGAGGCGGAAAACGACGCCGGCATCGGCGAAGAGGTGAAGGTTGATTTGATTACGGTCAACGACCCTGCCGCCGGTGACGACGACACCACTGACGACGACGCGATCGATGACGACGATGACAATGATGACGACGATGCCTCGCCGGGAGACGGCGGCGACGACGATGCGGCCGACGATGACGACGACGATGACGACAGCGGTTGCGGTTGCTGA